One genomic window of Pseudomonas chlororaphis subsp. piscium includes the following:
- a CDS encoding DUF1294 domain-containing protein yields MDARNPNRPGNVAGARIQQPRLKAVMFLLLCVLPLCGSLLLGVKEISWIPLAAYGAVSVLTFFLYWSDKRKARSDSWRTPENVLHAVELAGGWPGALLAQQAFRHKTRKLSYQLVFWLIVLLHQVFWIDRLFLDGSLFSLF; encoded by the coding sequence ATGGACGCACGCAACCCGAACCGCCCCGGCAACGTCGCCGGGGCACGGATCCAGCAGCCACGGCTCAAGGCAGTGATGTTCCTGCTGCTCTGTGTCTTGCCCTTGTGCGGTTCGCTGCTACTGGGCGTGAAGGAGATTTCCTGGATACCGCTGGCGGCCTACGGCGCGGTCAGCGTGCTGACGTTCTTCCTCTACTGGAGCGACAAGCGCAAGGCCCGCAGCGACAGCTGGCGGACCCCGGAAAACGTCCTGCACGCCGTGGAGCTGGCCGGTGGCTGGCCAGGCGCCTTGCTGGCGCAACAGGCGTTTCGCCACAAGACCCGCAAGCTCTCCTATCAACTGGTGTTCTGGCTGATCGTGCTGCTGCACCAGGTGTTCTGGATCGACCGGCTGTTTCTTGACGGCAGCCTGTTCTCGTTGTTCTAA
- a CDS encoding undecaprenyl-diphosphate phosphatase: MELWTAVQALILGIVEGLTEFLPISSTGHQIIVADLLNFGGERAMAFNIIIQLGAILAVVWEFRRKILDVVTGLPTQRNAQRFTINLLIAFLPAVVLGVIFADLIHEYLFNPITVATALVVGGVIMLWAERRQHEIHANTVDEINWKDALKVGFAQCLAMIPGTSRSGSTIIGGLLFGLSRKTATEFSFFLAMPTMVGAAVYSGYKYRNLFQPDDLPVFAIGFITSFIFAMIAVRGLLKFIASHSYAAFAWYRIAFGLVILATWQFGWVDWTAAHS; the protein is encoded by the coding sequence ATGGAGCTTTGGACCGCCGTACAGGCATTGATTTTAGGGATTGTGGAAGGGCTGACAGAGTTTCTGCCCATCAGCAGTACAGGCCACCAGATTATCGTTGCAGACTTGCTCAACTTCGGTGGCGAGCGCGCCATGGCGTTCAACATCATCATTCAGCTGGGGGCCATTCTCGCGGTGGTCTGGGAGTTTCGCCGCAAGATTCTCGACGTGGTCACCGGCCTGCCGACCCAGCGCAACGCCCAGCGTTTCACCATCAACCTGCTGATCGCCTTCCTGCCCGCCGTGGTGCTGGGGGTGATTTTCGCCGACCTGATCCACGAATACCTGTTCAACCCGATCACTGTCGCCACGGCGCTGGTGGTGGGTGGCGTGATCATGCTCTGGGCCGAACGCCGGCAACATGAAATCCACGCCAACACTGTGGACGAGATCAATTGGAAAGATGCCTTGAAGGTCGGTTTCGCCCAGTGCCTGGCGATGATTCCAGGCACCTCGCGCTCGGGCTCCACCATTATCGGCGGCCTGCTGTTCGGTCTGTCGCGCAAGACCGCCACCGAGTTCTCGTTCTTCCTGGCCATGCCGACCATGGTCGGTGCCGCGGTCTACTCGGGTTACAAGTACCGTAACCTGTTCCAGCCGGACGACCTGCCGGTGTTCGCCATCGGTTTCATCACCTCGTTCATCTTCGCGATGATCGCGGTCAGGGGCCTGCTCAAGTTCATCGCCAGCCACAGCTACGCGGCCTTTGCCTGGTACCGCATTGCCTTCGGCCTGGTGATCCTCGCCACCTGGCAGTTCGGCTGGGTCGACTGGACCGCGGCCCATTCCTGA
- a CDS encoding FMN-dependent NADH-azoreductase yields MKLLHIDSSILGDNSASRQLSESVVKAWKNADASVEVTYRDLAADAISHFSSATLVAAGTPAEVRNAAQQHEAELSASTLAEFQAADAVVIAAPMYNFTIPTQLKAWIDRIAVAGQTFRYTEAGPEGLCGGKKVVVVSTAGGLHAGQATGVAHEDYLKVLFGFLGITDIEFVRAHGLAYGDEVRNKALSDAQTQISEQLFAAA; encoded by the coding sequence ATGAAACTGTTGCATATCGATTCGAGCATCCTTGGTGACAACTCGGCTTCCCGTCAGCTGAGCGAAAGCGTGGTCAAGGCCTGGAAAAACGCCGACGCCAGCGTTGAGGTGACCTACCGCGACCTGGCCGCCGACGCCATCAGCCACTTCAGCTCCGCCACCCTGGTGGCCGCCGGTACCCCGGCCGAAGTGCGCAACGCCGCCCAGCAGCACGAAGCCGAGCTGAGCGCTTCGACCCTCGCCGAATTCCAGGCCGCCGACGCCGTGGTGATCGCCGCGCCTATGTACAACTTCACCATCCCGACCCAACTCAAGGCCTGGATCGACCGCATCGCCGTTGCCGGCCAGACCTTCCGCTACACCGAAGCCGGCCCTGAAGGCCTGTGCGGTGGCAAGAAAGTCGTGGTGGTTTCCACTGCAGGCGGTTTGCATGCCGGCCAAGCCACTGGCGTGGCTCACGAGGACTACCTGAAGGTGCTGTTCGGCTTCCTCGGCATCACCGATATCGAATTCGTCCGCGCCCACGGCCTGGCTTATGGCGACGAAGTCCGCAACAAGGCTTTGAGCGACGCCCAGACGCAAATCAGCGAGCAACTTTTCGCTGCCGCGTAA
- a CDS encoding LysR substrate-binding domain-containing protein, whose translation MQDLNDLYYFAKVVEAGGFAAAGRLLGVPKSRLSRRIAELEERLHTRLLQRTTRQLKLTAVGERYLRHCQAMLLEAEMADEAVASMSSEPRGRLRVSCPVGLAHHMLPIVISSFLEQYPQVQLDMQLLNRRVDVVAEGIDVALRVREHGDEDPLLVTRRLRQAQTVMVASPAFAREWPIHTPEDLHKVPVLGALEADRMVHLRMLNAQDEKCDLVLEARLGIDDFLVRRSCALAGLGCTILPMMYCEEELQTGQLVQLLPEWSLPGGWLQAVYPHRRGVLPAVRAWIEHVSEAFKGCGDRTL comes from the coding sequence ATGCAAGACCTCAACGATCTTTATTACTTCGCCAAGGTGGTGGAAGCCGGTGGTTTCGCCGCCGCCGGGCGTTTACTCGGGGTGCCCAAATCCCGTTTGTCGCGGCGTATTGCCGAGCTGGAAGAACGGCTGCACACCCGGCTGCTGCAACGCACCACCCGGCAATTGAAGCTGACCGCGGTCGGCGAACGTTACCTGCGCCACTGCCAGGCCATGCTGCTGGAAGCGGAAATGGCCGACGAGGCCGTGGCCAGCATGTCCAGCGAACCTCGCGGGCGCCTGCGGGTGTCCTGCCCGGTCGGCCTGGCCCATCATATGCTGCCGATCGTCATCAGCTCCTTTCTCGAGCAATATCCCCAGGTCCAGCTGGACATGCAGCTGCTCAACCGCCGGGTCGATGTGGTCGCCGAAGGCATCGACGTGGCGCTGCGGGTTCGCGAGCATGGCGACGAAGATCCCTTGCTGGTGACCCGGCGCCTGCGCCAGGCACAGACCGTGATGGTCGCCAGCCCGGCGTTCGCCCGGGAATGGCCGATCCACACTCCCGAAGACCTGCACAAAGTGCCGGTTCTGGGCGCCCTGGAGGCCGATCGCATGGTGCATTTACGCATGCTCAATGCCCAGGACGAGAAATGCGACCTGGTCCTGGAGGCGCGCCTGGGCATCGACGACTTTCTCGTGCGCCGGTCCTGCGCCCTCGCCGGCCTTGGCTGTACCATCCTGCCGATGATGTATTGCGAGGAAGAACTGCAGACCGGGCAACTGGTGCAACTGCTGCCCGAGTGGTCGCTGCCTGGCGGTTGGCTGCAGGCGGTCTACCCTCACCGGCGCGGTGTATTGCCAGCGGTAAGGGCCTGGATCGAGCATGTCAGCGAAGCCTTCAAAGGCTGCGGGGACCGCACACTGTGA
- a CDS encoding MmcQ/YjbR family DNA-binding protein has translation MTEADVAQFCLDLPGAREDYKWGGVRVFSVAGNKMFALQNLRGESLAFKVDKELFLGHVDRPGIAPAPYLARAHWIIMQTPYPLGAGELRDLLQRSHQLVVSKLPKRVQVGLLL, from the coding sequence ATGACTGAAGCGGATGTGGCGCAATTCTGCCTGGACTTGCCGGGCGCGCGCGAAGACTACAAATGGGGCGGTGTGCGGGTGTTTTCCGTGGCCGGCAACAAGATGTTCGCCCTGCAGAACCTGCGGGGCGAGTCACTGGCGTTCAAGGTGGACAAGGAGCTGTTCCTCGGCCATGTCGACCGCCCCGGCATCGCGCCGGCGCCGTACCTGGCCCGGGCGCACTGGATCATCATGCAGACGCCCTACCCGCTGGGCGCCGGCGAACTGCGGGACTTGTTGCAGCGTTCGCACCAGTTGGTGGTGAGCAAGCTGCCCAAGCGGGTACAGGTCGGCCTGTTGCTTTAG